One stretch of Portunus trituberculatus isolate SZX2019 chromosome 23, ASM1759143v1, whole genome shotgun sequence DNA includes these proteins:
- the LOC123507804 gene encoding LOW QUALITY PROTEIN: probable cytosolic iron-sulfur protein assembly protein CIAO1 (The sequence of the model RefSeq protein was modified relative to this genomic sequence to represent the inferred CDS: inserted 1 base in 1 codon) produces MSTAIATLTGHKDRVWNVAWNPKGTVLTSCGSDHSIRLWSKEGDAWVCKTVLSEAHTRTVRSVAWSPSGSTLASASFDATVNIWDCREENIECVATLEGHENEVKSVAWAASGALLATCSRDKSVWVWEVAEDDEYECASCMPSHSQDVKKVVFHPTADILASASYDNTVKLHREECDDWTVFCTLTGHQSTVWSIAFNVSAXRLASVSDDRTVKVWQEYLPGNKEGVATPEGAPVWKCVCTLSGFHQRAIYDVSWCSLTGAIATSCGDDCIRIFKEQPNSDPNAPVFDLLLTIPQAHAEDVNSVTWNPTVVGLLASASDDGSIKLWDFSHIF; encoded by the exons ATGAGCACAGCCATCGCCACGCTTACCGGCCACAAGGACCGGGTGTGGAATGTAGCGTGGAACCCCAAGGGGACCGTCCTCACCTCTTGTGGCTCGGACCACTCCATAAGGCTGTGGAGCAAGGAGGGGGATGCCTGGGTGTGCAAGACTGTGCTGTCTGAGGCACACACCCGCACGGTGCGCAGCGTGGCCTGGTCACCCTCAGGCAGCACCCTGGCCTCGGCCAGCTTTGACGCAACGGTCAACATCTGGGACTGCCGGGAGGAGAATATTGAGTGTGTAGCCACCCTGGAGGGCCATGAGAATGAGGTGAAGAGTGTGGCCTGGGCTGCATCGGGTGCCCTGCTGGCCACCTGCTCCAGGGACAAgtcggtgtgggtgtgggaggtgGCGGAGGACGACGAGTACGAGTGTGCATCCTGCATGCCTTCCCACAGCCaggatgtgaagaaggtggtgtTCCACCCCACGGCAGACATCCTTGCCTCTGCCTCCTACGACAACACTGTCAAGCTGCACCGCGAGGAGTGCGATGACTGGACCGTCTTCTGCACCCTCACTGGCCACCAGTCCACCGTCTGGAGCATCGCCTTCAACGTGTCCG ACCGCCTTGCCTCTGTCTCTGACGACAGAACTGTCAAGGTGTGGCAGGAGTATCTGCCGGGGAACAAGGAAGGAGTTGCCACACCCGAGGGAGCCCCggtgtggaagtgtgtgtgtacactgtCCGGCTTCCACCAGCGAGCCATCTACGACGTCTCCTGGTGCAGCCTGACGGGGGCCATTGCCACCTCCTGCGGGGATGACTGCATCAGGATCTTCAAGGAGCAGCCAAACAGTGACCCCAACGCCCCTGTGTTTGACCTGCTGCTCACTATCCCACAGGCACACGCTGAGGATGTTAACAGTGTCACCTGGAATCCCACCGTGGTGGGACTTTTGGCCTCCGCCAGTGATGACGGCTCCATCAAGCTGTGGGACTTCTCACACATATTTTGA